A region from the Maridesulfovibrio zosterae DSM 11974 genome encodes:
- the rplS gene encoding 50S ribosomal protein L19 yields MNVISKIEREHMRLDMPAFKAGDTVKVHLRIIEGEKERIQVFQGAVLRVRKGTTDSTFTVRKMSDGIGVERIFSVHSPYIERVEVVSEGKVRRSRIYYLRGLKGKAARIKSKQAW; encoded by the coding sequence ATGAACGTAATTTCAAAGATCGAACGCGAACACATGCGTCTTGATATGCCTGCTTTCAAAGCAGGTGACACTGTAAAGGTACACCTGCGTATTATCGAAGGTGAAAAAGAACGTATTCAGGTTTTCCAGGGTGCTGTTCTGCGTGTCCGTAAAGGTACCACTGATTCCACTTTCACCGTCCGTAAGATGTCTGACGGTATCGGTGTAGAACGTATTTTTTCCGTACATTCACCCTACATTGAACGTGTAGAGGTTGTCTCTGAAGGTAAAGTACGTCGTAGCCGTATTTACTACCTGCGTGGCCTTAAAGGTAAAGCAGCACGCATCAAGTCCAAACAGGCTTGGTAG